A portion of the Mytilus galloprovincialis chromosome 12, xbMytGall1.hap1.1, whole genome shotgun sequence genome contains these proteins:
- the LOC143054162 gene encoding complement C1q-like protein 2: MIRTKMQIVIVVIFIVFEGMLEANRKIQRQKTRNAIQKDEEWMKERSYESRAQINSVKRSNTNTPPSSVAFTYKIYDDTDEIAVGDTVKFDTQIFDNTGSFDPSTGEFTAPSCGMYVFMLNIRSNQGKVCWIDIIKDGGERLATAFAQSSDKVHDGDSTFLTIYLKEGDKVWTKNHGYQGTVCTIDFDSSFAGFRLN, translated from the exons GAATGCTGGAAGCAAATAGGAAAATCCAGCGGCAGAAAACCCGAAATGCTATACAAAAGGATGAAG AATGGATGAAAGAAAGAAGCTATGAATCCAGAGCACAAATAAATTCGGTTAAAAGATCAAACACAAATACCC caCCATCAAGTGTAGCCTTCACTTATAAAATTTACGACGATACAGATGAAATTGCTGTTGGTGATACCGTTAAGTTTGATACACAAATTTTTGATAACACTGGTAGCTTCGACCCAAGCACAGGCGAGTTTACTGCACCATCCTGTGGCATGTATGTGTTCATGCTGAATATTAGATCTAATCAAGGAAAAGTATGCTGGATTGACATCATTAAGGATGGTGGTGAAAGGTTAGCAACCGCTTTCGCCCAATCTAGTGATAAAGTACATGATGGAGATAGCACGTTCCTTACAATCTATCTGAAGGAAGGAGACAAAGTATGGACCAAAAACCATGGTTACCAGGGAACTGTATGCACCATAGATTTTGATTCCAGTTTCGCAGGATTTCGTCTGAATTAA